From a region of the Brevibacterium siliguriense genome:
- a CDS encoding HNH endonuclease signature motif containing protein, giving the protein MDKRVAAAINSDDCIVDVPADDVFSSLRPWTRREALAWTQAVAQVESEIGAKVGAITGRKKNRATGRQHRRVRKLAEQFLIDPTSLPDFPGYDPKLTFFTWLRGNIEPTEAGVYSSLLGATTSNSLRHMTSSMTLVHGLPQFLKRCLDGDFTIEHVDYVTRACRDLHFEHLPELDDYLTHRRADITIETFKRSVALKIAVIQPAEDTLKSVSLRRRVDFSTGDGGTAYLTLSGPTPELQACFRRLDAFARAVHKNNTSAFSNQLKAGDCFDEERSISALMFDILTRTRPQMKLRIIRTNDTDNSSTSTDFPLDGLFAGPDGTPMHEGESLLDYIERVFDNLDQNGCAGQTQSAPVGSGTTAYGDTSRQASVEHSESEGATRSPQGDSCQAHTAPADRTFESQLLEAILGSNSTTDRDTSEALSALVGSRASGARPAAGGTGTAVEGSGTSASRAVDAFGNPILDMGERRISFEFLLDMPTNEYWLANQASTFITVPLLTLLSQFQSDDDDPPPLFAPVDPPPPTTDPPSPPPLSSDPPNSAWPTERPTQALDSITPPASPKRQPSALSPEPPASHAPLSSSEVCDLAGMLPNGSPIPADMARRVAGYSTTWTRLLTDPATGTPVDAKAMTYAIPNSVRKTLVAQFVTCTFPGCTQPAEVTEVDHIDPFNHSDPTQGGLTRFGNLHCLCKAHHLQKTNGNFDVRMTEPGHLEYVFRRGVTAEVVSPDNPISVEHARLFLERFGAGLSRAGRAFVPKQSSTDDPLADESGPPNEHESDVEGDSDSVRQSDSETTSAHNNGATAKHPVPGDRKQARECPEPAAADGTPGWRELVAEDLCAFTPTPALGNPDATSDAPTAAGDSSELRDWFWDSGEPPPF; this is encoded by the coding sequence GTGGACAAGCGAGTCGCGGCTGCCATCAACAGTGACGACTGCATAGTCGACGTTCCTGCCGACGACGTGTTCTCGTCGCTCAGACCCTGGACCCGCAGAGAAGCTCTGGCGTGGACGCAGGCTGTGGCCCAGGTCGAATCCGAAATCGGGGCGAAGGTCGGCGCAATCACAGGACGAAAGAAGAATCGTGCCACCGGCCGTCAACACCGTAGAGTGCGGAAATTGGCCGAGCAATTCCTGATCGATCCCACTTCCCTACCTGACTTTCCCGGTTACGACCCGAAGCTGACCTTCTTCACGTGGCTGCGCGGCAATATCGAACCGACCGAGGCCGGTGTCTATTCGAGTCTTCTGGGCGCGACGACGAGCAATTCGCTCAGGCACATGACTTCGTCGATGACACTGGTGCACGGACTACCGCAGTTCCTCAAGCGATGCCTGGATGGAGACTTCACGATCGAGCACGTCGATTATGTCACTCGCGCGTGTCGTGACCTGCACTTCGAGCATCTGCCGGAATTAGATGACTATCTGACCCACAGGCGCGCAGACATCACGATTGAGACGTTCAAGCGGTCGGTCGCCCTGAAGATAGCGGTGATCCAACCGGCCGAGGACACTCTGAAGAGCGTTTCGCTGCGTCGTCGGGTTGACTTCAGCACCGGAGATGGCGGAACCGCGTACCTCACTCTGTCCGGGCCCACTCCTGAGCTTCAGGCCTGTTTCAGAAGGCTCGACGCTTTTGCCAGGGCAGTTCATAAGAACAATACGAGTGCGTTTTCAAACCAGCTGAAGGCAGGAGACTGCTTTGATGAGGAGCGTTCGATCTCAGCACTGATGTTCGACATCCTCACGCGCACGCGTCCGCAGATGAAGCTGCGCATCATCCGCACGAACGACACCGACAACTCGTCGACAAGCACTGATTTCCCTCTCGACGGCCTCTTCGCCGGACCCGACGGCACCCCGATGCACGAGGGTGAGTCCCTGCTCGACTACATCGAGCGGGTGTTCGACAACTTGGACCAGAACGGCTGCGCCGGACAGACACAGTCTGCACCAGTCGGTTCTGGGACCACCGCATACGGTGACACCAGCCGCCAGGCTTCCGTCGAACATAGTGAATCTGAAGGTGCAACCCGCTCGCCGCAAGGCGATTCATGCCAGGCACACACCGCTCCGGCCGATCGCACCTTCGAATCCCAGTTGCTCGAGGCCATCCTCGGCAGCAACAGCACCACGGATCGCGACACGTCCGAAGCGCTTTCGGCGCTCGTCGGCTCGCGTGCCAGCGGAGCTCGACCCGCAGCTGGGGGAACAGGAACTGCAGTCGAGGGATCCGGAACTTCAGCATCGAGAGCCGTCGATGCCTTCGGCAATCCCATCCTCGATATGGGCGAACGCCGCATCAGCTTCGAGTTCCTCCTCGATATGCCGACCAACGAATATTGGCTGGCGAATCAGGCGAGCACCTTCATCACCGTTCCTTTGCTGACTCTGCTCAGCCAATTCCAGTCGGATGATGACGATCCGCCACCACTCTTCGCGCCTGTAGATCCACCGCCGCCGACAACGGATCCTCCGAGTCCACCACCACTATCTTCCGATCCCCCAAATTCGGCGTGGCCTACCGAGCGGCCGACGCAAGCGCTCGACTCAATCACACCGCCCGCATCTCCAAAGCGCCAACCGTCCGCGCTCTCCCCTGAACCGCCAGCATCCCATGCACCGCTATCGTCAAGTGAGGTGTGCGATCTGGCGGGCATGCTTCCAAACGGGTCACCGATCCCAGCCGACATGGCACGACGTGTCGCTGGCTACTCGACCACGTGGACCAGGCTGCTGACTGACCCTGCGACCGGAACACCTGTCGATGCCAAGGCAATGACCTACGCAATTCCCAACAGCGTGCGCAAGACTCTTGTCGCTCAATTCGTGACGTGTACCTTCCCGGGATGCACTCAGCCCGCTGAAGTGACAGAGGTCGACCATATCGATCCGTTCAATCACTCCGACCCGACTCAGGGTGGTCTCACTCGCTTCGGAAATCTCCATTGTCTCTGCAAGGCCCACCACTTGCAGAAGACCAACGGCAATTTCGACGTGAGGATGACCGAACCCGGCCATCTGGAGTACGTCTTCCGCAGGGGCGTCACCGCGGAGGTCGTTTCACCGGACAATCCCATCAGCGTTGAGCATGCCCGCCTGTTCCTCGAACGGTTCGGCGCTGGCCTCTCCCGGGCTGGTCGAGCATTCGTGCCGAAGCAGTCGAGCACCGACGATCCACTTGCCGACGAGAGCGGTCCACCCAACGAGCATGAATCTGATGTCGAGGGTGACTCTGATTCTGTCCGTCAATCTGACTCTGAAACGACGTCTGCCCACAACAACGGTGCAACTGCGAAACACCCTGTTCCCGGCGATCGGAAACAGGCTCGGGAATGCCCAGAACCAGCTGCGGCCGACGGAACTCCCGGCTGGAGAGAGCTCGTTGCCGAGGATCTCTGTGCATTCACACCCACGCCTGCACTGGGCAATCCCGACGCAACATCTGACGCCCCGACCGCGGCCGGGGACAGCTCCGAGCTGCGTGACTGGTTCTGGGACTCCGGCGAACCCCCGCCGTTCTGA
- a CDS encoding acetyl-CoA C-acyltransferase: MREAVIVSTARTPIGKAYRGAFNDTQAQELAGHAIKHAVERAGLEGREVDDVVFGAALQQGSQGTNVARQAALRAGLPVTVPGMSIDRQCSSGLMGIATAAKQILFDGQEIVVGGGVESVSLVQNDKMNTFRAKDPWLEENVPGIYYPMLATAEVVAERYSVSREAQDEYSLSSQQRTAAAQEAGRFDDEIVPLPTTKVVVDKETKETSRQDVVLEADEGNRPSTTLESLAGLNPVLEPGAASKVPSITAGNASQLSDGASASVVMSSDEASRRGLEPMGIYRGMAVAGCAPDEMGIGPVFAIPKLLKNHGLSIDDIGLWELNEAFAVQALYCRDRLGIDPEKYNVDGGGISVGHPYGMTGARLVGHALIEGRRRGVKYVVVTMCIGGGQGAAGLFEVC, translated from the coding sequence ATGAGAGAAGCAGTCATTGTGTCGACGGCACGTACGCCGATCGGCAAGGCCTACCGTGGTGCGTTCAACGACACCCAGGCTCAGGAGCTGGCCGGCCATGCGATCAAGCACGCCGTGGAGCGTGCCGGTCTTGAAGGCCGTGAGGTCGATGACGTCGTCTTCGGTGCCGCTCTGCAGCAGGGCAGCCAAGGTACGAATGTCGCTCGCCAGGCGGCACTGCGCGCGGGCCTGCCAGTGACGGTTCCGGGAATGTCGATCGACAGGCAGTGCTCGTCCGGGCTGATGGGCATTGCGACCGCAGCGAAGCAGATCCTCTTCGACGGTCAGGAGATCGTCGTCGGCGGTGGCGTGGAATCGGTGTCGCTGGTCCAGAACGATAAGATGAACACGTTCCGGGCAAAGGATCCGTGGCTCGAAGAGAACGTTCCCGGAATCTATTATCCGATGCTTGCCACCGCCGAGGTCGTTGCCGAGCGCTACAGTGTCAGTCGCGAGGCTCAGGACGAGTACTCTCTGTCGTCGCAGCAGCGCACCGCCGCTGCTCAGGAAGCCGGACGGTTCGATGACGAGATCGTTCCCCTGCCGACGACGAAGGTCGTTGTCGACAAGGAGACGAAGGAGACTTCACGTCAGGACGTGGTCCTCGAGGCTGACGAAGGCAATCGTCCCTCGACGACTCTCGAAAGCCTCGCTGGTCTGAACCCTGTGCTCGAGCCCGGTGCGGCATCGAAGGTTCCGAGCATCACGGCGGGCAACGCTTCTCAGCTCTCCGACGGTGCGTCTGCTTCAGTGGTCATGTCGAGCGATGAAGCCAGCCGTCGCGGACTCGAACCGATGGGCATCTACCGTGGTATGGCCGTGGCCGGCTGTGCACCGGATGAAATGGGCATCGGTCCCGTATTCGCCATTCCGAAGCTGCTGAAGAACCACGGTCTCTCAATCGATGACATCGGACTGTGGGAGCTTAACGAGGCCTTCGCAGTACAGGCACTGTACTGCCGTGACCGCCTCGGCATCGACCCGGAGAAGTACAACGTCGACGGCGGCGGCATCTCCGTCGGACACCCCTATGGAATGACCGGTGCCCGCCTCGTCGGACATGCTCTGATCGAGGGACGTCGCCGTGGTGTGAAGTACGTCGTCGTGACGATGTGCATCGGCGGCGGCCAAGGTGCAGCCGGACTGTTCGAGGTCTGCTGA